The Altererythrobacter sp. Root672 genome includes a window with the following:
- a CDS encoding DedA family protein, whose product MHEFIIDAIALGGYWGIALLMAIENIFPPIPSEVIMGIGGLLVGRGEMEFWPLLIAGTVGSTAGNYVWFWLGDKWGYRRLAPLIERYGRWLTLEWEDIENATRFFQRHGQWIVLVLRFSPFLRTMISLPAGLSHMKAWKFLLFTFIGAGIWNVLLIYGGQWLGRYFEESQDVLAWIVLGAFGLAIVAYAWRVFTWKPRSER is encoded by the coding sequence ATGCACGAATTCATCATCGATGCCATCGCGTTAGGTGGATACTGGGGGATCGCCTTGCTGATGGCGATCGAGAACATTTTCCCGCCCATCCCGTCCGAAGTGATCATGGGCATTGGCGGCCTGCTGGTCGGGCGGGGGGAGATGGAGTTCTGGCCCCTGCTTATCGCCGGGACCGTGGGCTCTACCGCCGGCAACTACGTGTGGTTCTGGCTCGGCGACAAATGGGGCTATCGCCGCCTTGCCCCGCTGATCGAGAGGTATGGCCGCTGGCTGACCCTCGAATGGGAAGACATTGAGAACGCCACCCGCTTCTTCCAGCGGCACGGACAATGGATCGTGCTGGTCCTGCGCTTCTCGCCGTTCCTGCGTACGATGATTTCGCTGCCGGCCGGACTGTCGCACATGAAGGCGTGGAAGTTCCTGCTGTTCACCTTCATCGGGGCCGGAATCTGGAACGTGCTGCTGATCTACGGCGGCCAGTGGCTCGGCCGCTACTTCGAGGAGTCGCAGGACGTGCTGGCGTGGATCGTGCTCGGGGCCTTCGGTCTGGCGATCGTGGCCTATGCCTGGCGGGTATTCACCTGGAAGCCGCGCTCGGAACGCTAG
- the hemW gene encoding radical SAM family heme chaperone HemW: MARALYIHWPFCLKKCPYCDFNSHVREQVENDAWRAALLADMRHEAELAAGEPLESIFFGGGTPSLMPPALVGALLEEAERLWGFGPEIEITLEANPSSVEAANFASLATVGVNRVSLGLQALDDETLQFLGRLHNVEESLAALEVAQRHFGRVSFDLIYARPGQTPEQWRAELERALGFGTGHLSLYQLTIEANTRFATDVRRGIFEPMEDDPAADLFALTRELTEAAGLPAYEVSNHARPGEESRHNLTYWRYNDYAGIGPGAHGRRSGMATQRHKKPENFLAAVERNGHGLVEERLLDPREQAAEALLMGLRLREGIGIADLAKRFGLAEAELLDRKKLVFIETLGLVWSADGRAGVTGQGMPVLDALLGELVPGSLAAA; encoded by the coding sequence GTGGCTCGCGCGCTCTACATTCATTGGCCCTTCTGCCTGAAGAAGTGCCCCTATTGCGACTTCAACTCGCATGTCCGGGAGCAGGTGGAAAACGACGCCTGGCGCGCGGCGTTGCTGGCGGACATGCGCCACGAAGCCGAACTCGCCGCAGGAGAGCCGCTCGAGTCGATCTTCTTCGGTGGGGGGACACCCTCGCTCATGCCGCCTGCACTTGTGGGCGCTCTGCTTGAGGAAGCCGAACGGCTGTGGGGCTTCGGGCCGGAGATCGAAATCACCCTTGAGGCCAATCCCTCCTCCGTTGAGGCGGCGAACTTTGCTTCGCTGGCGACGGTGGGCGTGAACCGGGTATCGCTCGGCTTGCAGGCCCTCGATGACGAAACGCTGCAATTTCTTGGACGCCTCCACAACGTCGAAGAGAGCCTCGCGGCGCTCGAAGTCGCCCAGCGGCACTTCGGGCGGGTCAGTTTCGATTTGATCTACGCGCGTCCCGGGCAAACGCCGGAGCAATGGCGTGCGGAACTGGAGCGAGCGCTCGGTTTTGGCACCGGGCATCTCTCGCTCTACCAGCTGACGATCGAGGCCAACACGCGCTTCGCCACCGACGTCCGTCGGGGAATATTCGAGCCGATGGAAGACGACCCGGCAGCGGACCTGTTCGCGCTCACGCGGGAGCTTACCGAGGCGGCGGGACTTCCGGCCTACGAGGTCAGCAACCATGCTCGTCCCGGCGAGGAGAGTCGCCATAACCTCACTTACTGGCGCTACAACGACTACGCCGGGATCGGTCCAGGCGCCCACGGCCGGCGATCGGGCATGGCAACACAGCGGCACAAGAAGCCGGAGAACTTCCTCGCCGCAGTGGAGCGCAACGGTCACGGGCTCGTAGAGGAGCGCCTGCTCGATCCGCGTGAGCAGGCAGCTGAGGCGCTGCTCATGGGGCTCAGGCTGCGCGAGGGCATAGGCATCGCGGACTTGGCGAAGCGCTTTGGCTTAGCCGAGGCCGAACTGCTCGACCGGAAGAAGCTGGTGTTCATCGAGACGCTCGGCCTCGTGTGGAGCGCCGACGGGCGGGCCGGTGTGACCGGGCAAGGGATGCCAGTGCTCGATGCGCTCCTGGGCGAATTGGTGCCGGGGAGTCTGGCTGCCGCATGA
- a CDS encoding tyrosine recombinase XerC, whose protein sequence is MSEGVLLNQWREHLAMGRRRSPHTVRAYVATAERWLERIDAADWGTLARLGPADLRMQLALRRAEGLSNVSAARELSALKAFLAYAREQAGFVDAAPPRLRGPRIKKGLPRPVTPDEAANLAETVKETSAEDWIGARDRAVLLLLYGAGLRIAEALSLKGSDAPLSETLVVTGKGNKQRVVPILPLVRAAVADYVKRCPFPLESSQPLFRGAKGGQLSQGMVQKAMARARIALGLPATATPHALRHSFATHLLGAGADLRSLQELLGHASLGSTQIYTRVDAATMLEAYRSAHPREKA, encoded by the coding sequence ATGAGTGAAGGCGTGCTCCTCAACCAATGGCGGGAGCACCTCGCGATGGGGCGACGGCGGTCACCGCACACTGTCCGGGCTTACGTCGCAACTGCAGAACGCTGGCTGGAGCGGATCGACGCGGCCGATTGGGGAACGCTTGCCCGGCTAGGTCCGGCGGACTTGCGGATGCAGCTGGCCCTGCGGCGCGCCGAAGGACTGAGCAACGTTTCCGCCGCCCGCGAGTTGTCGGCGCTGAAGGCATTTCTCGCCTATGCCAGGGAGCAAGCCGGGTTCGTGGACGCCGCCCCTCCCCGGCTCCGCGGTCCACGGATCAAGAAGGGCCTGCCGCGCCCGGTCACTCCCGACGAGGCGGCGAACCTTGCCGAGACGGTGAAGGAAACCTCAGCCGAAGACTGGATCGGTGCGCGTGATCGGGCGGTGTTGTTGTTGCTCTATGGCGCCGGGCTACGGATCGCCGAGGCGCTGTCGCTCAAGGGTTCGGATGCTCCCTTGAGCGAAACGCTGGTGGTGACGGGCAAGGGCAACAAGCAGCGCGTCGTGCCGATCCTGCCCTTGGTCCGAGCGGCGGTGGCGGACTACGTGAAGCGCTGCCCCTTCCCGCTGGAGTCCTCGCAGCCCCTGTTCCGTGGAGCGAAGGGCGGACAGTTGAGCCAAGGCATGGTGCAGAAGGCCATGGCTCGGGCACGCATCGCGCTTGGCCTGCCCGCCACGGCAACCCCTCACGCCCTACGGCATAGCTTTGCGACACACCTGCTCGGGGCCGGCGCGGACTTGCGCAGCCTGCAGGAACTGCTCGGACATGCGAGCCTGGGATCGACGCAGATCTACACCCGGGTCGACGCGGCAACGATGCTCGAGGCCTACCGCTCAGCCCACCCGCGGGAAAAGGCCTAG
- the gshB gene encoding glutathione synthase, which yields MSLRVAVQMDPLESINIAGDSSFALMLAAQARGHRLWHYDVRSLAWENGRVTAWARQVRVQRVEGQHFGFEGDEAKIDLGSDIDVVLMRQDPPFDLGYISAALLLDRLKGETLVVNDPSSVINAPEKMFVLDYARFMPPTLVARRIEDVRAFQQQHGAVVVKPLHGNGGKAIFKLEADGTNLSAITELFGQVWPEPFMVQPFLPEVADGDKRIVLVDGEFAGAINRKPGEGEFRSNLAQGGYAEATELTAREEEICAAMGPELKRRGLVFVGIDVIGGKWLTEINVTSPTGIVAIDKFNGTDTAALIWDAIEARLR from the coding sequence ATGAGTTTGCGTGTCGCGGTCCAGATGGATCCGCTTGAGAGCATCAACATTGCGGGAGATTCGAGTTTCGCGCTGATGCTCGCGGCGCAGGCGCGCGGGCATCGGTTGTGGCACTACGACGTGCGCTCGCTCGCGTGGGAAAACGGCAGGGTCACTGCCTGGGCGCGTCAGGTGCGGGTCCAACGCGTCGAAGGGCAGCACTTCGGATTCGAAGGCGACGAGGCCAAGATCGACCTCGGGTCCGATATCGATGTGGTCCTGATGCGCCAGGATCCACCATTTGACCTTGGCTACATCAGCGCGGCCTTGCTGCTAGACCGGCTCAAGGGCGAAACGCTGGTGGTCAACGACCCGAGCAGCGTGATCAACGCGCCCGAGAAGATGTTCGTGCTCGACTATGCCCGCTTTATGCCGCCGACGCTCGTCGCGCGGCGGATCGAGGACGTGCGGGCCTTCCAGCAGCAGCACGGCGCGGTCGTAGTGAAACCGCTTCATGGCAATGGCGGCAAGGCGATCTTCAAGCTCGAGGCCGATGGGACCAATCTTTCGGCCATCACCGAGCTGTTCGGCCAGGTTTGGCCCGAGCCCTTTATGGTCCAACCCTTCCTCCCCGAAGTGGCCGACGGCGACAAGCGCATCGTCCTGGTCGATGGCGAGTTCGCGGGGGCCATCAATCGCAAGCCTGGCGAGGGCGAGTTCCGCTCGAACCTTGCCCAGGGCGGCTACGCCGAGGCTACCGAACTGACTGCGCGGGAAGAGGAAATCTGCGCTGCAATGGGGCCGGAGCTCAAGCGGCGCGGCCTGGTCTTCGTCGGGATCGACGTGATCGGCGGCAAGTGGCTGACCGAGATCAACGTCACATCACCGACCGGGATCGTTGCTATCGACAAGTTCAACGGCACCGATACTGCGGCCTTGATCTGGGATGCGATCGAGGCGCGGTTGCGCTGA
- the rdgB gene encoding RdgB/HAM1 family non-canonical purine NTP pyrophosphatase has product MSRKLGSGKLVIATHNAGKLKEIAALLAPYGLECISAGSLGLPEPDETGRTFVDNALIKARAAAESSGLVALADDSGLSAAALDGRPGVYTADWAERQWFEGEPGRDWYMAMGKLEGMVQAKGPEANREAWFSCVLALAWPDGDHVVYEGRANGTLTWPPRGTMGFGYDPVFVPNGYDVTFAELDPAEKHRISHRADAFAKLVADQFAQ; this is encoded by the coding sequence GTGAGCAGAAAGCTCGGCTCCGGCAAGCTGGTCATTGCCACGCATAACGCGGGCAAGTTGAAGGAAATCGCCGCGTTGCTCGCGCCCTATGGGCTCGAATGCATCTCGGCGGGCTCCCTCGGCCTGCCGGAGCCGGACGAGACCGGGCGGACGTTTGTCGACAACGCGCTGATCAAGGCCCGTGCGGCGGCGGAGAGCTCCGGCCTCGTCGCGCTGGCCGATGACAGCGGGCTGTCGGCGGCGGCTCTCGACGGACGGCCTGGGGTCTACACCGCGGACTGGGCCGAACGCCAGTGGTTCGAAGGCGAGCCGGGCCGGGATTGGTACATGGCGATGGGTAAACTCGAGGGCATGGTTCAGGCCAAGGGTCCCGAGGCCAATCGCGAGGCTTGGTTCTCCTGCGTTCTCGCCCTCGCCTGGCCCGACGGCGACCACGTGGTCTACGAAGGCCGCGCCAACGGCACCCTGACCTGGCCGCCGCGCGGGACAATGGGGTTCGGATATGACCCGGTCTTCGTGCCGAACGGCTACGACGTGACATTCGCCGAACTCGATCCGGCAGAGAAACACCGCATCAGCCACCGCGCGGATGCGTTTGCCAAGCTGGTCGCGGACCAGTTCGCCCAGTAG